One Malania oleifera isolate guangnan ecotype guangnan chromosome 9, ASM2987363v1, whole genome shotgun sequence DNA segment encodes these proteins:
- the LOC131164955 gene encoding mitochondrial import inner membrane translocase subunit TIM23-1-like, producing MATAIAGHNEDDDKHRRLYNPYQDLQVPIQTLYKLPTSPEFLFQEESAAQRRSWGENLTYYTGIGYLSGALVGAGKGLADGVSAVEPGDTLKLRINRILNSSGHSGRMFGNRAGVIGLLYAGLESGIVAVRDTDDVVNSVVAGLGTGVLYKAAAGPRSAAVAGAIGGLMVGAALAGKQVFKRYVPI from the coding sequence ATGGCCACCGCAATAGCAGGCCACAACGAAGACGACGATAAGCACCGCCGCCTATACAACCCTTACCAAGACCTCCAAGTCCCAATCCAAACCCTCTACAAGCTCCCCACCTCCCCGGAGTTCCTCTTCCAGGAGGAGTCCGCCGCCCAACGCCGTTCCTGGGGCGAAAACCTCACCTACTACACAGGTATCGGCTATCTCTCCGGGGCACTCGTGGGTGCCGGTAAGGGCCTCGCCGACGGCGTCAGTGCGGTTGAGCCCGGCGACACCTTGAAGCTCCGAATCAATCGGATCCTCAACTCGTCGGGCCACTCGGGTAGGATGTTCGGCAATCGGGCAGGGGTGATCGGGTTGCTTTATGCTGGGTTGGAGAGCGGGATTGTTGCCGTGAGAGACACTGACGATGTGGTGAATAGTGTGGTGGCGGGGCTGGGGACCGGCGTGTTGTATAAGGCTGCGGCCGGGCCGAGGTCGGCAGCTGTGGCAGGTGCGATCGGAGGGTTGATGGTGGGTGCGGCTTTGGCGGGGAAGCAGGTGTTTAAGAGATACGTCCCGATATAG